The genomic stretch TTACATTATCAATGTGAATGCTCGTTCCTCCTGGGGAATCCATTTGGAAACTAGTATTGATATTGCCTGTTGTTACTTTGACATCCTTCATTGTTACATAATGCCAAACGTCATCTGCAACTAAGTCAATTGTTTTACCATCGCTGCTATCATAATTATTAACCGTCATTTGTGCTTTTGCTGCATCATCGTTGCTTACTTTCACCCATGCTTCAACGTCGTAATTCGCATTATTAACTGGAACTGCGATTTGTTGAGCGAGTGTTTGTTTGTAAGCGCCAGGTAAATAGAAATAAGCGCTCTGTTTACCAAATGCTGGTGATTCTGGAGGATTGACACCTGAGCCACTATCAACGCCGTATGCTTTGTCTTGCCCATCAGGATGAGACTCTACCCAATTGGTCGTTGCCGCTGCATCCCGCTCAAATCCGCCGTTATCGAGTAGATTTACTTCCGACTGTACTGGTGAATTGATTGGCTCAGCCGAAACAAGAATTCTATCGATATTTACATTACCAGTAGTTTCGCCGTCTCTTAGGAAGGTAATTTTATTGGTTCCTGCTTTTAAGTTCACAGCTTTTTCTGTATCTGACCAAATATTCCAGTTTTCACCTTCGGAAGGGAAAGTTACGCGAGAGTTGTAGTCACCATTCGTATATAAATCGAGTGTTTGTGGCATGCCAGTTCCATTTGCTGTTCGTGTGTTTAGTACGTACTCGCCGTCAGCTGGTACATCCACTTCAAACTTGATTTCATCTCCTGCTGCTCCAAATCCACCAACAAAACCTTCTCCACTATAGAACCAGTGATCGTTCGCCACTTTTAAAGTGCCGGCAAGGTCCGCTTCTTCTGCTTCGACTTTTGCTACAGTTGGTGTGAAACCAATATTTACTTTGTCTAGTGATACTTGATCAGCTTTATCGCCTGTGTCCGTTACCACTTTATAAGAAATACTATTTTTCCCTGCTGAAAGTGGTAATGCTTCGGACTGAACTGACCAATCGGTGTTTGGTTTTAGCGTGGTTTGTTTTACATAATCACCATTGACAAAAATACTTAATGATTGGTTATCTGCGGAAGCATTTTTGTAAGTTAGGTCCACATTATAATCACCAGAGTCTTTTACATTTGCATAGATAGTAGTTCCGGCGCCGTCTTTATCGTAGCCATCCACATACGTTTTTTCAGCAACCGGTTTATCAGCAACTGTATCAGCAAAATTGGATCCTGTTTCCATTTCGTATGTTCCTGTTTGTACGACACTTGCAGAACCTGAAGTTGTAATGACAGTATCTGCATCAGCTTGAGCTGGTACTTTTACGTATGTTACTGCTCCGTATACATCGCTACCTACAGCATATCCGCTACCATCAGCATTTTCTAAAGCGGATAAATCGTCATAAACTTTGCTATCTGCGCCATTTACTTGGACGCTTTCAGCCGCATTTCCGTGTAGTTTTACAATGTAATTCTCTGTGTCTGCTTTATAACTTCCTTCTTTCGCACCAATCGTGAAAGTACTAGTATCAGCAGTTTTTGAAGTAGTCATTTTTTGTTTTAAATAGGTATCTTTTTCATAATCAAAAGATTTTCCGTCGTCATCGTAATGTGTAAAGGATGTCTCTTTATCTGATGCAAAAGTGTCTAAATAAATTGTTTTGACTGCGGATTCGCCAACATAGTTTTGTGGTTGTTGCATTGGCATAATGGCACCTTGTTTAACAAACATCGGCACATCTGTCCAGTCGTCATCATTCACTTCATAACTGATTGTTTGATTTCCTTCGTATACGTCGCCACGGTTGTAGTCAATCCATGTTCCTGCTGGTAAATAAATATCACGAGAACCCGCTCCTTCTTCTAAAACAGGTGCCACAAGTAATCCATCACCAAACATCCACTCATCTGTTAAATTAACCACATTTTCATCAGTAGGATTATCAAACGTAAGTGGTTGAACTAGACCAACACCAGAGTCATATGCTTGACGTTCATAAGCATACATATAAGGAATCATTGAGTAGCGCCAAGTCATGCTACTTTTAGCAACTTCTTCCGCCGTGCCACCATAGAACCAAGGTTGACGTTGTTGATTTTGATTCCCATGCGTACGGAAAACTGGAACTAGAGAACTAAATTCCATCCAACGACTATAAAGTTCTGGGTCCGGGTTTAACACTTGGCCCGAATTGGCATTGAAACCACCTGTATCCATGCCCCATTTTGTCTGTCCTAAATTAATTGTCGAAAGCATTGTACTGGGTTGTTCTTGCATCCCATTTGCCCAGTCAATAACTTCGCCTTTTTTCCACTGAACGCCGATATCGCCGGACCAAGTAGAAGTAGAATAACGCTGTGCGCCTGGGTAGAAGGTTCTTCCTGTTTGCCAAACACGTTCATTTGTATAGTCGCGTTGGCCTTCATACATAGCTTCTGATGTAAATCCAGTTGTGAAATTACCAAACCAATAATCGGCTCCATTAGAAGATACTTTGTCTGTTTCATCATTCCACCAACCGACAATTCCTTTATCTAGGGCATCCTCAGAATGTGACCACCACCAATTACGTTCATCTTCGTTGTATGGGTCAATACTTCTTACCGTTACAGGGAATGCATAGTCTTCATACGCAGATTGCCCTGGATACCAGTAACCATTTGCTTCTGCATCTTTCCCTTGTTGCGTGGCTGTTCCATCTTCTAAATTAGTTACGACACGCGGTTTTGTAATCCCAATCATTTTTACACCAAGTGCATCCATATCGGATTTTAACGTTGTGTCTTTTGCTGATGGGAAGTTTTCTGTATTCCAAGCAAACTCGCCATAATCGCCACCATACGTAGGATCTCCGTAGAATTTCCAATCATAATCAAACGCGAAGGAATCAATCGGAATCCCTTTCGCACGATACGTATTAATGTTTTCTCTAAATTCTGTTTCATTTGTTCCCCACTCAAAGTTAGAGAATCCAAGCGACCATTTTGGCATCATTGGAGTATGCCCTGTTACATCAGCATAAGAAGACATAATTTCTTCGGGCTCACCAGACATTAAATACATCTCTACATTTTCTTTCACGTAGCGACGGCCTTCAACCACTGTATCGCCGTAATAAAACTCTAATTTTTCTTCATCTGAAACGGAATACGGGTACCCGCCATCACTATCTACAAGTAAGCCATATCCTGCTGTAGACCACATGAACGGACCTCCTGCATTACCTTGCTGACCCGCTTGTGCAGTCTTATTACTATCGGCAGCAGTATTATCTCGTTCCATGCCCAGGTCTCCGTCACTAAAACTAATTCCATAGGCACCATAAACATGGTCAGAAGCGCCGCGCTTAAATCTAACACCGCCATCAAAAATCCCGCCGTCCGCTGATTCAGACAATAACGTTTTCCCATTTTTATCTTTAAAAGTCATTCGTGCTGGCTCTTTAGCAATTTCTAGCGTACATTCATCTGTTGAAATTATCATCGGATCTGATTCCAAGTCAATGGTCGCACCAATCGCTGTGAAAGTTGCATTCGGATCAATCATAGGTGTAGATGGACTGTTTTCGATATTGCGTGGTCGCAAATTCACCTTAAGCAAATTATTCGCTAGCGGGGAAATTTCCAAGTAATCATCTTCTGCTTCATCCCCGTTATCAATTTTAAGCGTGATGACATTATCAGTCACCGTTGCTTCAAGGACATTTCCAAGCCCTTCCTCCGCACTTAATTTCGCATATTCTTCTTTGCTAAGTTGCTTCGCGGCTCCTGTATTCGCTTCTTGTTTCACTTCTTTTTCTTTCGTTTCTTCCGCCTTCACTTCCACTTGTAACGGCTGAGTTATCCCTAAATTCAGCCAAACTAGTGGTACAACAGCCATACTGACACAAACTTGTTTCATACCTTTTTTCATCATCTCGCCCCTTTTTATTCTGTAATAGTTACTGGAAAATCATACCAACCCGTATATTCTCCAGAGTTATAACCTAATGAAATTTCTAGCAAATGCTCTCCCGGTTGTAAGCCAGCTGTTTCAATCTTGTACATGTATGAACCATCATAGGTCGGATAAGGTGGTTCATAAAGCGTTCTACCATTGTCCTTAATAATAATTAAATCGTGTCTGCTTGGTGCGATAAAATCTAATGCTTGGTAAATAAAAGGAACAAAAACTTCCAAGTTCTCTCCTTGTTTAATCGTTGTGTGAGGATAAGTTGCTGTCTGGTTAGCAAATGAATGTGTACTTAATTGTTCTGATAGAAAGATATCTTCCGGAATAGAAATTAAATGATTCTCATTAAGAAGTAGTGAATCTAAGTTAGGCATATTCATCCAAATATCTTCCGCTACATAACCAGAAAGTCCAGCATCCTCCATATTAATACTTACTAGTCCTTCCATTCCAACAAATTTTGGAATATTAAAGCCAAAATTATTTTGACTCAAATCAGCATTGGTTAAGTTAGGATAGTTTGCATCTGGAAAAAGAGTAATATTAGCCCCATTTGCTTCAATATTTTCTAAAGCAGGAAGCGCATCAGATAAATCAGGCAGTTCTCCAATATTATTACTCCAAATCGCTAATTCAATCGCATTTGTAAATACTTCATTGTTTAGTACGCTTAAGTCTTCCCCCGTTAAACCCAATGAGGGCAAAGGAATAAGAGTCATTGTATCCAAATCTGCTTGCGTAATCGTGTCATTTACAGAATCTTTATCTAGTTCTCCCGCAATCGCCTCCGCTATCGCTTCCACAGGAAAAGCCTCAATAATAGGCGCTGGTAAGGGAACTGTATCCGCTTGTGCTTTTATAGTTGGTGCAAATAATATGCAACAAAAAGCTATAAATGCTAGCCCAATTATTTTTTTCATTCAGTTCAATCCTTTCAACATAGCCACCCTCTCTATCCATAAAAGGGTGGCTTATTGGATTTATTTCTTAAATACTACATGGTCAAAATTTATTCCCGCTGTATCATCTGCTTCAAAATCAAATACAACTTGGTTATTACCAGCTTGCAAGGTTACTGGAACTTCTATCGTGCTCCAAGTATCCCAATCAGCCGTTTTCGGTAAAGTAATTTGTTGTTTTTTACCGTTGATATATACGGTTCTAGTTGCATCTTCTACGCCAGCACTATAACGAACTTCCATTGTATAATCAGAAGCACCATCTACTGCGTCTACATCAAACTCTACCGCTTCTTTTTCTGCATCAAAGCCGGCTACAAAACCAGTACCAGTATATCCCGCGTGATCACTTGCAGTACTTACATTTGTCAGATGAGCAAATTCCGCTTCGTATGGTGCATGATTTACACCGTTTAATACGATTGCTTGTTTGGCATCTTTTGCCGCTGCTTTTACATATGTTAAGTTTTGTACTGTATCATAGTAGTAACCTGTCGTTGCTTCGTTAAATGCATCTAGCGTATCCGCTTTAGCTACATCTGCCCCGTCAATCGTTACACTTGTAGGTTCTGTACTGAAAACTTGCATCGTTGTTTCATCCGCCATTGCTGGAAGATCTACGGAAACTTTTTCATTTGCAAAGTCTTCAGAAACACTGATGTCACGCATTTCTCCGCCGTTTACATCATCATAGAAACTATATTCGCTATCTCCAGATGGATAAACTCGGAATGTTAAATTATCATAGGATTTTAAATCGTTTCCGACATTTTGGCCAAGTTGGTAGCCATCTGTCATATTCATCGGAATAATCGCTCCAGCTTTTGCAAATACAGGAAGCGTATCTACATCTGCATAATACGAAATGGTTTCGCCACCTGGATGAATTCCGCCGTTCCAAAGATCAACCCATTCACCTTCTGGTAGATAAACTTCTTTTTCTGTTTGACCTTCTTGAACGATTGGCGCTACAAGTA from Listeria monocytogenes ATCC 19117 encodes the following:
- a CDS encoding TIM-barrel domain-containing protein; protein product: MKKGMKQVCVSMAVVPLVWLNLGITQPLQVEVKAEETKEKEVKQEANTGAAKQLSKEEYAKLSAEEGLGNVLEATVTDNVITLKIDNGDEAEDDYLEISPLANNLLKVNLRPRNIENSPSTPMIDPNATFTAIGATIDLESDPMIISTDECTLEIAKEPARMTFKDKNGKTLLSESADGGIFDGGVRFKRGASDHVYGAYGISFSDGDLGMERDNTAADSNKTAQAGQQGNAGGPFMWSTAGYGLLVDSDGGYPYSVSDEEKLEFYYGDTVVEGRRYVKENVEMYLMSGEPEEIMSSYADVTGHTPMMPKWSLGFSNFEWGTNETEFRENINTYRAKGIPIDSFAFDYDWKFYGDPTYGGDYGEFAWNTENFPSAKDTTLKSDMDALGVKMIGITKPRVVTNLEDGTATQQGKDAEANGYWYPGQSAYEDYAFPVTVRSIDPYNEDERNWWWSHSEDALDKGIVGWWNDETDKVSSNGADYWFGNFTTGFTSEAMYEGQRDYTNERVWQTGRTFYPGAQRYSTSTWSGDIGVQWKKGEVIDWANGMQEQPSTMLSTINLGQTKWGMDTGGFNANSGQVLNPDPELYSRWMEFSSLVPVFRTHGNQNQQRQPWFYGGTAEEVAKSSMTWRYSMIPYMYAYERQAYDSGVGLVQPLTFDNPTDENVVNLTDEWMFGDGLLVAPVLEEGAGSRDIYLPAGTWIDYNRGDVYEGNQTISYEVNDDDWTDVPMFVKQGAIMPMQQPQNYVGESAVKTIYLDTFASDKETSFTHYDDDGKSFDYEKDTYLKQKMTTSKTADTSTFTIGAKEGSYKADTENYIVKLHGNAAESVQVNGADSKVYDDLSALENADGSGYAVGSDVYGAVTYVKVPAQADADTVITTSGSASVVQTGTYEMETGSNFADTVADKPVAEKTYVDGYDKDGAGTTIYANVKDSGDYNVDLTYKNASADNQSLSIFVNGDYVKQTTLKPNTDWSVQSEALPLSAGKNSISYKVVTDTGDKADQVSLDKVNIGFTPTVAKVEAEEADLAGTLKVANDHWFYSGEGFVGGFGAAGDEIKFEVDVPADGEYVLNTRTANGTGMPQTLDLYTNGDYNSRVTFPSEGENWNIWSDTEKAVNLKAGTNKITFLRDGETTGNVNIDRILVSAEPINSPVQSEVNLLDNGGFERDAAATTNWVESHPDGQDKAYGVDSGSGVNPPESPAFGKQSAYFYLPGAYKQTLAQQIAVPVNNANYDVEAWVKVSNDDAAKAQMTVNNYDSSDGKTIDLVADDVWHYVTMKDVKVTTGNINTSFQMDSPGGTSIHIDNVRVMPSAE
- a CDS encoding lmo2445 family class 3 internalin, with product MKKIIGLAFIAFCCILFAPTIKAQADTVPLPAPIIEAFPVEAIAEAIAGELDKDSVNDTITQADLDTMTLIPLPSLGLTGEDLSVLNNEVFTNAIELAIWSNNIGELPDLSDALPALENIEANGANITLFPDANYPNLTNADLSQNNFGFNIPKFVGMEGLVSINMEDAGLSGYVAEDIWMNMPNLDSLLLNENHLISIPEDIFLSEQLSTHSFANQTATYPHTTIKQGENLEVFVPFIYQALDFIAPSRHDLIIIKDNGRTLYEPPYPTYDGSYMYKIETAGLQPGEHLLEISLGYNSGEYTGWYDFPVTITE